Proteins from a genomic interval of Nostoc sp. TCL240-02:
- the coaD gene encoding pantetheine-phosphate adenylyltransferase: MIAIYPGSFDPITLGHLDLIQRGSRLFERVIVAVLRNPNKTPLFSVQQRLEQIRLSTQHLPNVEVDSFDGLTVNYAQMRHAQVLLRGLRAVSDFEVELQMAHTNKTLSTQIETVFLATSNEYSFLSSSVVREIARFGGSIDHLVPPHIALDIYQCYNHNSPMLNPISTEAIPPLKNMSVEREA, encoded by the coding sequence GTGATTGCTATTTATCCTGGTAGCTTCGACCCCATCACCTTGGGCCACCTTGACCTCATTCAGCGCGGTAGTCGCCTGTTTGAGCGGGTAATTGTCGCTGTACTGCGGAACCCAAACAAAACGCCACTTTTTAGCGTGCAGCAACGGTTAGAGCAGATCCGTCTTTCTACACAACATCTACCTAATGTAGAAGTAGACAGCTTTGATGGTCTTACCGTAAACTATGCCCAAATGCGACATGCACAAGTTTTGCTTCGGGGTTTACGGGCTGTGTCAGATTTTGAAGTGGAACTGCAAATGGCTCACACCAATAAAACTCTTTCTACCCAAATAGAAACAGTTTTTCTAGCAACCTCAAATGAATATAGTTTTTTAAGTAGTAGTGTGGTAAGAGAGATTGCAAGGTTTGGCGGCTCTATCGATCATCTCGTTCCCCCACACATTGCCCTAGATATATACCAATGCTACAATCACAACTCTCCAATGTTGAACCCAATCTCAACGGAAGCAATCCCCCCCCTGAAGAATATGTCGGTGGAGAGGGAAGCATAG
- a CDS encoding DivIVA domain-containing protein, whose translation MLQSQLSNVEPNLNGSNPPPEEYVGGEGSIDIQQELNRLEEIVLSSLRIPLTGRTLIDEEKLLEQLDYIRLALPSLFQEAAAILNQKDEILLEAEEYGQQVVEAAQAKRAQILAESDIIQQAEQEAEQLRRQVQQECEGIMQETLAEIERKRYACQQELELMRQTAIAQAQDIEDGADQYADGILGNIEQDLKDMLRIVTNGRQQLQIDNLTQRNSPPGKKR comes from the coding sequence ATGCTACAATCACAACTCTCCAATGTTGAACCCAATCTCAACGGAAGCAATCCCCCCCCTGAAGAATATGTCGGTGGAGAGGGAAGCATAGATATTCAGCAGGAACTCAACCGCCTAGAGGAAATAGTTCTCTCTAGTCTCAGGATTCCTCTGACGGGACGCACTCTCATAGATGAAGAAAAGCTGCTGGAACAACTTGATTACATCCGGCTTGCTTTACCATCACTTTTTCAAGAAGCAGCAGCCATCCTTAACCAAAAGGATGAAATTCTGCTAGAAGCGGAAGAGTATGGACAGCAGGTTGTTGAGGCCGCGCAAGCAAAAAGAGCGCAAATCTTAGCTGAAAGCGATATTATTCAACAGGCTGAACAGGAAGCTGAACAACTGCGGCGACAAGTGCAACAAGAGTGTGAGGGAATAATGCAAGAAACCCTCGCCGAGATTGAGCGCAAGCGGTATGCTTGTCAGCAAGAGCTAGAGCTTATGAGACAAACTGCGATCGCTCAGGCTCAAGATATTGAAGATGGTGCCGATCAATATGCTGATGGCATTTTGGGCAATATCGAACAGGATCTCAAAGATATGTTGCGAATTGTCACCAACGGACGACAACAATTGCAAATTGATAACCTCACGCAGCGCAATTCACCTCCCGGTAAAAAAAGATAG
- a CDS encoding Ycf66 family protein gives MLTLAQVNFGINLAALIGIIYLLLAIVYFLLTVAWLAQRGTRLTSWGLALYIIQVIFTPIIMLMCGMILFFQGWRLDPILQIEQFLLLLLIIYFTIKDILINAVYRNR, from the coding sequence ATGCTTACTCTGGCTCAAGTTAATTTTGGAATAAATCTAGCTGCTTTAATTGGAATTATTTATTTGCTTTTGGCAATTGTTTACTTTCTTTTAACAGTAGCTTGGCTAGCCCAACGTGGCACTAGGCTTACAAGTTGGGGTTTAGCCCTTTACATTATTCAAGTGATATTTACACCAATTATAATGTTAATGTGCGGGATGATTTTGTTTTTTCAAGGTTGGCGCTTAGATCCAATTCTTCAGATTGAGCAATTTTTACTGTTGCTATTAATTATTTATTTCACTATTAAAGATATTCTAATTAATGCAGTTTACAGAAATAGATGA
- a CDS encoding TldD/PmbA family protein — translation MKIEELSALEVSFNRLIETLLIKKAENEQFTVKLSSERSQFTRFNHAKVRQTGCVADGWIELTLMSDQRSSVRQFPFTGNWDLDWQLAYSALQELRDELILLPIDPYLVLPSGTNTSREVHSGNLLAEEAVVSSVLEQVNELDFTGIYAGGIVIKGYGDSSGQKHWFATDSFTLDYSLFSASGQAVKGTFAGSDWNKSAYIAKISEAKKQLELLARPCKELPRGQYKTYFAPAAVADLLVMLSWGAISEADIQQGNSALAALSRQEKQLSPVFSLKENFQRGLVPRFNELGEMAAPELPVIEKGLLVNTLVNSRTAKEYQKTANGANGSETLRAPEISSGNLVFEQILPRLDTGLYLSNLHYLNWSDRQTGRITGMTRYACFWVENGEIIAPIENLRFDESLYRFWGENLVDLTDFQEFIPEVGTYDSRQLGGSLVPGMLVKDFTYTL, via the coding sequence ATGAAAATTGAGGAATTATCTGCGTTAGAAGTCAGCTTTAATCGACTGATTGAAACTCTGCTTATAAAAAAAGCAGAAAATGAACAATTCACTGTCAAACTCAGTAGTGAAAGAAGTCAATTCACTCGTTTTAACCATGCGAAAGTGCGACAAACTGGTTGTGTTGCTGATGGGTGGATCGAACTGACTCTGATGTCAGATCAACGCAGTAGTGTTAGGCAGTTTCCCTTTACTGGAAATTGGGATCTAGACTGGCAATTAGCATATTCCGCTTTGCAGGAATTACGTGACGAACTGATTCTATTACCTATCGATCCATATCTAGTTTTACCATCAGGAACTAATACCAGTCGTGAAGTACATTCTGGAAATTTATTGGCAGAAGAAGCGGTAGTATCAAGTGTATTAGAACAAGTTAATGAATTAGATTTTACTGGCATATATGCTGGAGGGATAGTAATTAAAGGTTATGGTGATTCCAGTGGTCAAAAACACTGGTTTGCTACTGATTCTTTTACCTTAGATTATTCTCTATTTTCCGCTTCTGGGCAAGCAGTTAAGGGCACATTTGCAGGAAGTGATTGGAATAAATCTGCTTATATAGCCAAAATTAGCGAAGCTAAAAAACAACTCGAATTGCTTGCTCGTCCATGTAAAGAACTGCCACGAGGACAATACAAAACTTATTTTGCACCTGCTGCGGTTGCAGATTTATTAGTCATGCTTTCTTGGGGAGCTATCAGCGAAGCTGATATCCAACAAGGAAATAGTGCTTTAGCTGCTTTATCGCGTCAAGAAAAACAACTTTCGCCAGTATTTAGTTTGAAAGAAAACTTTCAGCGCGGATTAGTACCCCGATTTAATGAATTGGGAGAAATGGCAGCACCGGAGTTACCTGTAATAGAAAAAGGACTTTTGGTAAACACTCTGGTTAATTCTCGCACTGCTAAGGAATATCAAAAAACTGCCAATGGTGCTAATGGTTCAGAGACTCTCCGTGCGCCAGAAATCAGTTCAGGAAATTTAGTATTTGAGCAGATTCTTCCGAGATTGGATACAGGATTGTATCTATCAAATTTGCATTACTTGAATTGGAGCGATCGCCAAACTGGTAGAATCACAGGTATGACCCGTTATGCTTGTTTTTGGGTAGAAAACGGAGAAATTATTGCTCCCATTGAAAACTTACGTTTTGATGAAAGTCTTTATCGCTTCTGGGGAGAAAACCTAGTAGATTTGACCGATTTTCAAGAATTCATTCCCGAAGTAGGCACTTATGATAGTCGCCAACTAGGAGGTAGTTTAGTTCCCGGTATGCTGGTAAAAGATTTTACTTACACTCTGTAA
- a CDS encoding TldD/PmbA family protein — MWSELKKAIASFDIPADWIGIRAVKETSTSRSVRDGLPQANGKSFTIGAMLEVLVNGCLGYAATNSLEPSSLQAAAQTAYKQALAASEWWIHPFGESERPKVVGEYKSPFLEPFDALSPGEINDLLVRICQTLKVDDKIVQTIAGASTIERESWFVSSNGSEVYQKILSIATHYGATAQDGSIVQQRSNNGSQANCYQGGLELLKQENLWHRVRQIGEQAVELLTAEECPTTRTNLVLAPDQMMLQIHESVGHPLEIDRILGDERNYAGGSFVNKSDFGNLVYGSPLMNITFDPTVAGEFASYGFDDTGAVATREYLVKEGVLQRGLGSLESQARAGVSGVACARASSWNRPAIDRMGNLNLEPLNASFEDIISGIEHGVYMESNRSWSIDDRRYKFQFGCEYAKLIENGKLTKTLRNPNYRATTPEFWHSLIQVGNAENWQMYGTPYCGKGEPNQAIWVGHGSPVCVFANVEVFGGGS, encoded by the coding sequence ATGTGGTCTGAACTAAAAAAAGCGATCGCTAGTTTCGACATTCCTGCTGATTGGATCGGTATCAGAGCCGTAAAGGAGACTTCTACAAGCCGTTCAGTCCGTGACGGCTTACCCCAGGCAAATGGCAAATCCTTCACTATTGGAGCCATGCTAGAAGTTTTGGTTAACGGCTGTCTGGGTTATGCAGCCACTAACTCTCTGGAACCGTCTTCCCTACAAGCTGCTGCCCAAACAGCCTATAAACAGGCACTAGCAGCCAGTGAATGGTGGATACATCCCTTTGGGGAAAGTGAGCGCCCGAAAGTTGTTGGTGAATATAAATCTCCATTCCTTGAACCATTTGATGCTTTGAGTCCGGGAGAAATCAACGATTTACTGGTTCGTATTTGCCAAACGCTGAAAGTTGACGACAAGATTGTGCAAACCATAGCCGGTGCTAGCACCATTGAGAGAGAGTCTTGGTTTGTTAGTAGTAATGGCTCAGAAGTTTATCAAAAAATTCTGTCTATAGCTACTCATTACGGAGCCACCGCCCAAGATGGGTCAATTGTACAGCAGCGCAGCAACAACGGCTCCCAAGCAAACTGTTACCAAGGCGGACTCGAACTATTAAAACAAGAAAACTTATGGCATCGCGTGCGGCAAATTGGCGAACAGGCAGTAGAACTCTTGACAGCGGAAGAATGCCCAACCACCCGTACCAATTTAGTTTTAGCCCCAGATCAAATGATGCTGCAAATCCATGAAAGTGTCGGGCATCCCCTAGAAATTGACCGAATTTTGGGAGATGAGCGTAACTATGCTGGGGGCAGCTTCGTTAATAAAAGTGATTTTGGCAACCTAGTATATGGTTCGCCACTGATGAATATTACCTTTGATCCCACCGTGGCTGGTGAATTTGCTAGCTATGGCTTTGATGATACTGGTGCTGTAGCAACGCGGGAATATTTGGTCAAAGAAGGAGTACTTCAACGGGGTTTGGGTAGTCTAGAGAGTCAAGCCAGAGCAGGTGTATCAGGAGTAGCCTGTGCCCGTGCTTCTTCATGGAATCGACCAGCGATTGATCGCATGGGTAACTTGAATTTAGAGCCTCTAAACGCTAGCTTTGAAGACATTATTAGCGGCATAGAACACGGCGTTTACATGGAATCTAACCGATCTTGGTCAATTGACGATCGCCGTTACAAATTCCAATTTGGTTGTGAGTACGCTAAATTAATTGAAAATGGTAAACTCACTAAAACCCTCCGCAATCCTAACTATCGCGCCACAACACCAGAATTTTGGCATAGCTTAATCCAAGTAGGAAATGCTGAAAACTGGCAAATGTATGGTACTCCTTATTGTGGTAAAGGAGAACCAAATCAGGCTATTTGGGTAGGACATGGTTCCCCTGTTTGTGTATTTGCTAACGTCGAAGTTTTTGGTGGAGGAAGTTGA
- the cysS gene encoding cysteine--tRNA ligase, with product MTLTLYNTLTRRQEPFETVEPGKVKMYYCGVTVYDYCHLGHARACIVWDVIRRYLQFIGYEVRYIQNFTDIDDKILNRARVENSSMEAVADRFIKAYFEDMARLGIKEADEYPRATHTMNGIQRLIHELENKGFAYPADGDVYYAVRQFAEYGKLSGRRLEDMQAGKSERVNVDDLEYQKKKDPFDFALWKAAKPGEPAWESAWGAGRPGWHIECSAMVRDRLGDTIDIHAGGADLIFPHHENEIAQSEAVTGKPLSLYWLHNGMVKVDGEKMSKSLGNFVTIRELLDRGVDPMAVRLFVLTAQYRTPIDFTDEAIAAATNGWHTLKEGLLFGYKYGKELGWSLDAVSNPVLRPNGQLFRGHAKQLGWPLDTKMNSNLHTSAEGFCEALNKDFNFPGGLAWLFFVAKELIGEGNILIHEGKTKLPADELLQEWQTLVTLAGVLGLETNPEVETLVNDALSDAEIEAKIQQRQEARIAKNFAESDRIRDELQAEGITLIDSRDGTRWHRN from the coding sequence ATGACCCTAACACTCTACAATACCCTCACCCGTCGTCAAGAACCGTTTGAAACAGTCGAACCAGGCAAGGTTAAGATGTATTACTGCGGCGTGACGGTGTACGACTACTGCCATTTGGGTCATGCTAGAGCTTGCATTGTTTGGGATGTAATCCGCCGATACCTCCAGTTTATCGGTTATGAAGTCCGATATATCCAAAATTTTACTGATATTGATGACAAGATTCTCAATCGAGCCCGTGTTGAAAATTCTTCAATGGAAGCTGTGGCCGATCGCTTTATCAAAGCATATTTTGAGGATATGGCGCGGTTAGGAATCAAGGAAGCCGATGAATATCCCCGCGCCACCCACACAATGAATGGCATTCAACGGTTAATTCATGAGTTGGAAAATAAAGGTTTTGCTTACCCTGCTGACGGCGATGTGTATTATGCAGTCCGGCAGTTTGCTGAGTATGGCAAGCTTTCGGGACGCAGGTTAGAAGATATGCAAGCTGGGAAAAGCGAGCGCGTCAACGTAGATGATCTAGAATACCAGAAAAAGAAAGACCCCTTCGATTTTGCTTTGTGGAAAGCAGCAAAACCAGGAGAGCCAGCTTGGGAGTCAGCTTGGGGCGCAGGTCGTCCGGGGTGGCATATAGAATGCTCGGCAATGGTGCGCGATCGCTTGGGTGATACCATAGATATTCATGCTGGTGGTGCTGACTTAATTTTTCCCCATCACGAAAACGAAATTGCCCAATCTGAGGCTGTGACAGGAAAACCCCTGTCGCTTTACTGGTTACATAACGGCATGGTGAAGGTAGATGGTGAAAAAATGTCCAAATCTTTGGGCAACTTTGTCACTATTCGAGAATTGCTAGATCGAGGAGTTGACCCGATGGCAGTGCGATTATTCGTACTGACTGCTCAATATCGTACACCCATAGATTTTACCGACGAAGCGATCGCCGCAGCAACCAACGGTTGGCACACCCTTAAAGAAGGTTTACTCTTCGGCTATAAGTATGGCAAAGAACTGGGTTGGTCATTGGATGCAGTAAGTAACCCCGTACTTCGTCCCAACGGTCAACTCTTTAGGGGACACGCAAAACAACTTGGTTGGCCATTGGATACGAAAATGAATTCCAATCTCCACACCAGCGCTGAAGGTTTTTGCGAAGCTCTCAACAAAGACTTTAATTTCCCCGGTGGATTAGCATGGCTATTTTTCGTGGCTAAGGAACTAATTGGTGAAGGAAATATCCTGATACATGAAGGGAAAACAAAGCTACCAGCAGATGAATTACTTCAGGAATGGCAAACACTTGTGACATTGGCTGGAGTGTTAGGTTTAGAAACCAACCCAGAAGTGGAAACGCTTGTGAATGATGCTTTAAGCGATGCGGAAATTGAAGCGAAAATTCAGCAAAGGCAAGAAGCGCGTATTGCCAAAAATTTTGCCGAAAGCGATCGCATTCGTGACGAACTCCAAGCAGAAGGTATTACGCTAATTGATAGCCGTGATGGTACACGTTGGCATCGGAATTAG
- a CDS encoding GTP-binding protein, translating to MQSAVTPESSAMDTPKQGMPVTIITGFLGSGKTTLLNHILNNQQGLKTAVLVNEFGEIGIDNELIVSTGENMVELNNGCICCTINNDLVDAVYKVLERQENLDYLVVETTGLADPLPVALTFLGTELRDLTRLDSIITVVDAANYSLDLFNSEAAYSQIAYGDVIVLNKADLVDEATLNQLEGKINEVKEGARIIRATRSQVPLPLILSVGLFESDKYFDTVVDEHDHHDHEHHNHHDDHDHSTCGHDHHDHDHDHHHSDHLENDGFTSISFQSDKPFSIRKFQYFLDNQLPSNIFRAKGIMWFDESPKRHIFHLCGKRFTLDDDEWQGQLKNQLVLIGQNLDREALITQLENCICLPSTSRGKGFGK from the coding sequence ATGCAATCAGCAGTTACACCCGAATCTTCCGCAATGGATACGCCCAAACAAGGAATGCCAGTAACAATTATTACGGGTTTCCTCGGTAGTGGCAAGACGACTTTACTTAATCATATCCTCAACAACCAACAGGGTTTGAAAACCGCCGTTCTCGTGAATGAATTTGGCGAAATTGGCATCGACAACGAGCTAATTGTTTCCACTGGTGAGAACATGGTGGAACTAAATAATGGTTGTATTTGCTGCACTATTAATAATGATTTAGTAGATGCAGTTTACAAAGTTTTAGAACGCCAAGAAAATCTAGATTATTTAGTAGTAGAAACAACTGGATTAGCAGATCCGCTACCAGTAGCTTTAACATTTCTCGGCACAGAATTGCGGGATTTAACCCGCTTAGATTCGATTATTACCGTGGTAGACGCGGCGAATTACAGCCTAGATTTATTTAACTCTGAAGCTGCATACAGCCAGATTGCTTATGGCGATGTCATTGTGCTGAACAAGGCTGATTTGGTTGATGAAGCCACTTTGAATCAGTTAGAAGGAAAAATTAACGAAGTTAAGGAAGGAGCAAGAATTATTCGCGCCACGCGATCGCAAGTGCCACTTCCTTTAATTTTGAGTGTTGGTCTGTTTGAGTCGGATAAATATTTTGACACAGTGGTGGATGAACACGATCATCACGATCATGAACATCACAATCATCATGACGATCATGACCACTCAACATGCGGTCACGATCATCACGACCATGACCACGATCATCATCATTCTGACCATTTAGAAAATGATGGTTTTACTTCCATCTCTTTCCAAAGTGACAAGCCTTTTTCTATTAGGAAGTTTCAGTATTTCTTAGATAACCAACTACCCTCAAACATCTTCCGAGCAAAGGGGATTATGTGGTTTGATGAAAGTCCGAAGCGTCATATTTTCCACCTTTGTGGCAAACGCTTTACCTTGGATGATGATGAATGGCAAGGTCAATTGAAAAACCAACTAGTGCTGATCGGTCAAAATTTGGATCGTGAGGCTTTAATTACTCAACTAGAAAACTGTATTTGTCTACCTTCAACCTCTCGCGGTAAAGGGTTTGGGAAATAA
- a CDS encoding Rpn family recombination-promoting nuclease/putative transposase produces the protein MFDNVCKFLAETFSSDFATWLLGESITLTQLTPSELSLEPIRADALILLQSDEVVLHLEFQTQPKADIPFRMIDYRLRVHRRFKNKRMRQVVIYLQQTNSELVQQTTFTLEETSHRFEVIRLWEQPTSLFLEHPGLLPFAVLSQTNNRTATLQQVAQEISEITNQRIQNNVAASAFILAGLVLEKEIIQQLLRRELMQESVTYQAILAEGLAEGLAEGRAKGLAEGLAEGLAEGLAKGVRRVAVNLLKEGMSVEIVAKVTNLSVEQIQQLAGEEAGNVGE, from the coding sequence ATGTTCGATAACGTCTGTAAGTTCCTCGCTGAAACCTTCTCTAGTGACTTTGCTACTTGGCTGTTAGGAGAATCTATCACCCTCACACAATTAACGCCTTCTGAGCTTTCTCTAGAACCAATCCGCGCCGATGCGCTGATATTGCTCCAATCCGATGAAGTTGTGCTGCATTTGGAGTTCCAAACCCAACCCAAAGCTGATATACCCTTTCGGATGATTGACTATCGGTTACGAGTACATCGCCGCTTTAAAAATAAGCGAATGCGTCAGGTAGTGATTTATCTACAACAGACAAACTCAGAACTTGTGCAGCAAACCACATTCACTTTGGAAGAAACTTCTCATCGGTTCGAGGTAATTCGTCTTTGGGAGCAACCAACAAGTTTATTTTTGGAGCATCCAGGATTATTACCATTTGCGGTGTTAAGTCAAACAAATAACCGCACTGCTACGTTACAACAAGTTGCTCAAGAAATTTCCGAAATTACCAATCAACGTATCCAGAACAATGTTGCAGCCTCAGCGTTCATTCTAGCTGGGCTAGTATTAGAGAAGGAGATAATTCAACAATTGTTGCGGAGGGAACTTATGCAAGAGTCAGTCACTTATCAAGCTATCCTTGCTGAAGGTTTAGCCGAAGGTCTTGCTGAAGGTCGTGCCAAAGGTCTTGCCGAAGGTCTTGCCGAAGGTCTTGCCGAAGGTCTTGCCAAAGGGGTGCGGCGTGTGGCGGTGAATTTGCTCAAAGAGGGAATGTCTGTGGAAATCGTGGCGAAAGTTACGAATTTATCCGTGGAGCAGATACAGCAGTTGGCGGGTGAAGAAGCTGGTAATGTAGGGGAGTGA
- the dtd gene encoding D-aminoacyl-tRNA deacylase, with amino-acid sequence MRVLIQRVKSSQVTVNGEIVGKIGRGLNLLVGIANTDTDTEIDWMVRKSLELRLFSDEEEDERWQKSVQEIGGDLLVVSQFTLYGDCRKGRRPSFDRSAPPQSAADLYNRFVTKLRASGLLVETGQFGAMMQVSIENDGPVTLILDKEAI; translated from the coding sequence ATGCGCGTTCTTATCCAGCGAGTTAAATCATCTCAAGTTACAGTTAACGGTGAAATTGTCGGCAAAATTGGCCGGGGGCTAAATTTACTCGTGGGTATTGCTAATACTGATACCGATACTGAAATTGACTGGATGGTACGTAAATCTTTGGAATTGCGCCTGTTTTCTGACGAGGAAGAAGACGAGCGTTGGCAAAAATCTGTGCAAGAAATTGGTGGGGATTTATTAGTAGTCAGTCAGTTTACCCTTTATGGTGATTGTCGCAAAGGCCGCCGTCCTTCTTTTGACCGTTCAGCCCCTCCCCAATCAGCAGCAGATTTGTATAATCGTTTTGTTACCAAATTAAGAGCGAGTGGTTTGCTAGTAGAAACCGGTCAATTTGGTGCAATGATGCAAGTTTCAATTGAAAATGATGGCCCTGTGACTTTAATACTAGACAAAGAGGCAATTTAA
- the psb28 gene encoding photosystem II reaction center protein Psb28, with product MAKIQFSKGLDEVVIPEVRLTRSRTGDSGTATFIFTNPKILDQGSTEDITGMYLSDEEGEIITREVKAKFINGKPEALEALYVMKSAQEWDRFMRFMERYAEENDLGLSKNEA from the coding sequence ATGGCGAAAATCCAGTTTTCTAAAGGTCTTGACGAAGTAGTAATTCCAGAAGTGCGGCTGACGCGATCGCGCACTGGTGACAGTGGTACAGCCACGTTTATTTTTACGAATCCGAAAATTTTAGATCAAGGTAGCACCGAAGACATCACCGGAATGTACTTGAGTGACGAAGAAGGCGAAATAATTACCCGTGAAGTGAAGGCTAAATTTATCAACGGGAAACCAGAAGCATTAGAAGCACTTTACGTAATGAAATCTGCCCAAGAATGGGATCGCTTTATGCGCTTCATGGAACGGTATGCGGAAGAAAACGATCTTGGACTCAGCAAAAATGAGGCATAG
- a CDS encoding molybdenum cofactor biosynthesis protein B gives MTDLLMPQPHPDSSRITVTCAVVTVSDTRTFETDKSGQLIQQLLVAANYAVGAYTIIKDEPTQIQEQIEHLGKSSNLDAVIFNGGTGIAPRDTTYDAIEKLLEKTLPGFGELFRFLSYQEIGSRAIASRAVAGVYQDKLIFSLPGSSNAVRLAMEKLIVPELTHLVSQLCKGVK, from the coding sequence ATGACTGACCTACTAATGCCACAACCCCACCCAGACTCGTCTAGAATTACGGTAACTTGTGCTGTGGTTACTGTTAGCGATACACGCACTTTTGAAACAGACAAAAGTGGCCAGCTTATTCAGCAGTTACTTGTTGCTGCTAACTATGCTGTTGGAGCCTACACGATTATCAAAGATGAACCAACACAGATTCAAGAGCAGATAGAACATCTGGGTAAAAGCTCAAATTTGGATGCTGTAATTTTTAATGGTGGCACAGGTATTGCGCCAAGAGATACCACTTATGATGCCATTGAGAAGTTATTGGAGAAAACTTTGCCGGGATTTGGTGAGTTATTCCGTTTTTTAAGTTATCAAGAAATTGGTTCGCGAGCGATCGCTTCTCGCGCTGTTGCTGGTGTTTATCAAGATAAATTAATCTTCTCGCTTCCTGGTTCTAGTAATGCTGTGCGGTTGGCGATGGAAAAACTGATTGTGCCTGAACTCACTCACTTGGTAAGTCAGCTTTGTAAGGGAGTGAAATGA